Proteins encoded in a region of the Flammeovirga yaeyamensis genome:
- a CDS encoding NAD(P) transhydrogenase subunit alpha, translating to MEQIIQFLDDNTLAMLSLLVLASFLGMEIIGKVPTVLHTPLMSGANAISGVVVIGAIILIRKANADDYLTLSLGFIGIALAMINVVGGFAVTNRMLDMFKKKERKA from the coding sequence ATGGAACAAATCATACAATTTCTTGATGATAACACGTTAGCTATGCTATCGTTGTTAGTATTGGCTTCGTTCTTAGGAATGGAGATTATTGGTAAAGTACCAACAGTTTTGCACACGCCTTTAATGTCTGGTGCAAACGCAATTTCAGGTGTCGTTGTAATTGGTGCAATTATCCTTATTCGTAAGGCTAATGCAGATGACTACTTAACATTATCGTTAGGTTTTATCGGTATCGCACTTGCAATGATCAACGTAGTAGGTGGTTTTGCGGTAACCAACAGAATGTTGGATATGTTCAAAAAGAAAGAACGTAAAGCTTAA
- a CDS encoding triple tyrosine motif-containing protein, whose product MKWNLLLLLIITTLTSQLSFSTSKQLGIPIVNQFSATVYGAGSQNWSITQNEDGFIYIANNFGLLEFNGVDWKVHTMNKGNNNLLSVLAIGEKIFVGGQHEFGYFQRNEKHELKYHSLLQFIDQGDTFDEIWDLYKGKNDKEIVFCSHRKIYKYDGQKVQSITPPENIHYSFYINDDFLSSSPSLGLLSWNNKRILPQYKGIDLLKGHMVRSIVNFPNGQLIAFSHDGVLLINKGKGFEPWATSTWKTFERDKINDAVLLKDNTIAVGTQNNGVYILDENGEVKLHINKKSGLSDMTIYNIFQDHSENLWIAHRNGLSYIELHSPFSLINEKVGIEGGGYSATYFNNLLYLGTSNGVFQYDPKGKFKEPFYQQINIGHTYNLTVLNNQLFQGQHEGFYALKGNHNQLISSHKGAWNVVYIPTEDAYIQGSYDGVYIHRLHNNQWASQKLEGFDESSRLIQLDDENNIWMSHGFKGVYKLKVDFDRNEISKVDFYGKEKGFYTNVLINLFKVNDELVFCGENGVFIYNAEKDVFEPHSLYNKLLGKERISSLVNDQEGNVYFIQKNKVGLLHDPKSKNPYVERQLFERINKYISDDLESIIVIDHSNVLITAKEGFIRFNPRFKQVVHNQIPLSVTSFSSSNGIDLINESSLSDMKHQIAYNFNDVSFSYACPFFDGLEYNTYQTFLDGFDKLPKDWSTTSTITYTNLKEGDYTFKVMAKNIYGEISTVQEVHFSILPPWYRSTLAYFIYLLSSCLIIYLVTRISKIRYSKKWLSIVGQKEQQIVDQDGTIKQLIHEKHHQEIDFKNKELALSAFHLSQRNALLTSIKADLIKVSTATNDVKTSKEIHQLATRINKEIDDEKDWARFKDHFNLIHSDFFEYFKEHYPELTTQELKICAYIKMNMSTKDIANALNLSVRGIETSRYRLRKKLNLEKGENLLDFIAQVETSLESTN is encoded by the coding sequence ATGAAATGGAATTTATTACTACTCTTAATCATCACGACACTTACAAGTCAACTTTCATTTTCAACCAGCAAACAGTTAGGTATTCCTATCGTTAATCAGTTTTCTGCAACTGTTTATGGGGCTGGTTCGCAAAATTGGAGTATTACTCAGAATGAAGATGGGTTTATTTATATAGCCAACAACTTTGGGTTATTGGAATTTAATGGAGTGGATTGGAAGGTTCACACCATGAACAAAGGCAACAATAATTTACTTTCTGTTTTGGCTATAGGTGAAAAAATATTTGTAGGTGGGCAGCATGAGTTTGGATACTTTCAGCGTAATGAAAAGCATGAATTGAAGTACCACTCTTTACTACAATTTATTGATCAAGGAGATACTTTTGATGAAATATGGGACCTTTACAAAGGTAAAAACGACAAAGAAATTGTCTTCTGCTCCCATCGAAAGATATATAAATATGATGGTCAGAAAGTACAAAGCATTACTCCTCCAGAGAACATACATTATAGTTTTTATATCAATGACGACTTCCTATCAAGTAGTCCTTCTTTAGGTCTTTTAAGTTGGAACAACAAGAGAATTCTTCCACAGTATAAAGGAATCGACCTTCTCAAAGGGCACATGGTCAGATCGATCGTTAACTTCCCTAATGGACAACTAATAGCATTCAGTCATGATGGTGTTTTGCTCATCAATAAAGGAAAAGGTTTTGAGCCTTGGGCCACTTCCACTTGGAAAACTTTTGAAAGAGATAAGATCAACGATGCCGTGCTATTAAAAGACAATACGATTGCTGTAGGCACGCAAAACAATGGGGTATATATATTAGATGAAAACGGAGAGGTGAAGCTTCATATCAACAAAAAAAGCGGCTTATCTGATATGACGATCTATAATATCTTCCAAGATCATTCGGAAAACTTATGGATTGCTCATAGAAATGGCCTGTCCTATATCGAATTACATTCTCCATTCTCTCTGATCAATGAAAAGGTGGGCATCGAAGGAGGAGGCTATTCAGCTACCTATTTTAATAATTTACTTTATTTAGGGACATCAAATGGTGTATTCCAATACGATCCAAAAGGAAAGTTTAAAGAGCCTTTTTATCAACAGATAAATATAGGACACACCTATAATCTTACGGTATTAAATAATCAGCTTTTTCAAGGACAGCATGAAGGGTTTTATGCATTAAAAGGAAATCATAATCAACTGATTTCTTCTCATAAAGGAGCTTGGAATGTGGTTTATATCCCTACTGAGGATGCTTATATTCAAGGGTCTTATGATGGCGTTTATATTCATCGATTACACAATAATCAATGGGCTTCTCAAAAGCTAGAAGGATTTGATGAATCATCACGATTGATTCAATTGGATGATGAAAATAACATTTGGATGAGTCATGGCTTTAAAGGGGTCTATAAATTAAAAGTGGATTTTGACCGTAATGAAATATCTAAGGTTGATTTCTATGGAAAGGAAAAAGGCTTTTACACCAATGTGTTGATCAATTTATTTAAAGTAAACGATGAGTTGGTTTTCTGTGGAGAGAACGGGGTATTTATATACAATGCAGAGAAAGATGTATTTGAACCTCATTCGCTGTACAATAAACTTTTAGGGAAAGAAAGGATCTCAAGTTTAGTAAACGATCAAGAAGGAAATGTTTATTTTATACAAAAGAACAAGGTAGGATTATTACATGATCCTAAATCGAAGAATCCTTATGTTGAAAGGCAGCTTTTTGAACGAATCAACAAGTATATATCAGATGATTTGGAAAGTATAATCGTTATTGATCATTCGAATGTATTAATTACTGCCAAGGAAGGATTTATACGATTTAACCCGCGTTTCAAGCAAGTGGTACATAATCAAATACCGTTAAGTGTGACTAGTTTCTCTAGTAGTAATGGTATAGATTTAATCAATGAGTCTTCTCTTTCTGATATGAAACATCAGATTGCTTACAACTTTAATGATGTCAGCTTCTCCTATGCTTGTCCGTTCTTTGATGGTCTTGAATACAATACTTATCAGACATTTTTAGATGGTTTCGATAAACTACCAAAGGATTGGTCTACTACTTCTACTATCACTTATACCAACTTAAAAGAAGGTGATTATACCTTTAAGGTGATGGCCAAAAATATCTATGGAGAAATAAGTACTGTTCAGGAAGTTCATTTTAGTATTCTGCCTCCATGGTATCGATCTACTCTCGCTTATTTTATTTATCTGCTATCGTCTTGTTTAATTATTTATTTGGTGACAAGAATTTCGAAAATTAGATATAGTAAAAAATGGTTAAGTATCGTTGGTCAAAAAGAACAGCAAATTGTAGATCAGGACGGCACAATTAAGCAATTGATACACGAGAAACATCATCAAGAGATTGATTTTAAGAATAAGGAATTGGCCTTGTCTGCTTTTCACTTATCACAAAGAAATGCTTTACTGACGTCTATCAAAGCGGATCTTATCAAGGTATCTACTGCGACTAATGATGTAAAAACCTCTAAAGAAATTCATCAATTAGCTACAAGAATCAACAAAGAAATTGATGATGAAAAAGATTGGGCTAGATTTAAAGATCACTTCAACTTAATTCATTCTGACTTCTTCGAATATTTTAAAGAGCATTATCCGGAGTTAACGACTCAGGAATTAAAGATCTGTGCTTATATCAAGATGAATATGTCGACAAAAGATATTGCCAATGCTTTAAACTTGTCAGTTAGAGGAATTGAGACTTCTAGATATCGATTAAGAAAGAAGTTGAATCTGGAAAAGGGAGAAAACTTACTGGATTTTATTGCTCAAGTAGAGACTAGTTTAGAAAGCACTAATTAG
- a CDS encoding NAD(P) transhydrogenase subunit alpha, with protein MLFGILRENDLRVAITPDLANKFISEGHKVCFEKGAGESAYFDDSVYTSIGAEEKSREEILKSANVLITISPLEEGDVDLLQEGTFLFSSYQPFQDASICERYAKKGISAFSFDMIPRTTIAQSMDILSSMASISGYKAVLKATDYLPRYMPMLSTAAGTVPPSKVLIMGAGVAGLQAIATAKRLGAQVEAFDTRAAAKEEVQSLGAKFVEVEGATDDTNAGGYAVEQTEEYKKRQAELIAQKIEKADVVITTAQLRGRPAPTLVTEEAVKTMKPGSVIVDLASSTGGNCALTEDEKVVKKHGVTIIGNSNLAADISEQASVLYSKNIQNYLKLMLTAEGLNFDFSDEIILQSCIVYNGEVVYGNEEKQKALVPAPQVEEAAEQAEA; from the coding sequence ATGCTATTTGGAATTTTAAGAGAAAATGATCTTCGTGTTGCGATTACGCCAGATTTAGCGAATAAGTTCATATCTGAAGGTCATAAAGTGTGTTTTGAAAAGGGTGCCGGAGAAAGTGCCTACTTTGATGATAGTGTATATACTTCTATCGGTGCTGAAGAAAAATCTAGAGAAGAGATTTTGAAATCAGCTAATGTTTTGATTACAATTTCACCTCTAGAAGAAGGAGATGTAGATCTTCTTCAAGAAGGAACATTCTTGTTCTCTTCTTACCAACCATTCCAGGATGCTTCTATTTGTGAGAGATATGCCAAAAAAGGTATCTCAGCATTTAGTTTTGATATGATTCCTAGAACAACTATTGCTCAGTCGATGGATATCTTGTCATCGATGGCTTCAATTTCTGGTTATAAAGCGGTATTAAAAGCAACGGATTACCTTCCACGTTACATGCCTATGCTTTCTACAGCTGCAGGTACTGTACCTCCATCAAAAGTATTGATCATGGGTGCTGGTGTAGCAGGTCTTCAAGCAATTGCAACTGCAAAAAGATTGGGTGCTCAAGTAGAAGCATTCGATACAAGAGCAGCTGCTAAAGAGGAGGTACAATCATTAGGTGCTAAATTCGTAGAAGTTGAAGGTGCTACTGACGATACTAACGCTGGTGGTTACGCAGTAGAGCAAACAGAAGAATACAAAAAACGTCAGGCTGAATTGATCGCTCAAAAAATTGAGAAAGCAGATGTTGTAATTACAACTGCACAATTAAGAGGTCGTCCTGCTCCTACACTAGTAACTGAGGAAGCAGTGAAAACAATGAAGCCGGGTTCTGTTATTGTCGATTTGGCATCATCAACTGGTGGTAACTGTGCATTGACAGAAGATGAGAAAGTAGTGAAAAAGCATGGAGTAACTATTATTGGTAACTCTAACTTAGCTGCTGATATTAGCGAACAAGCTTCAGTACTTTACAGCAAAAACATCCAAAACTACTTGAAGTTGATGTTGACTGCTGAAGGATTAAACTTTGATTTCTCTGATGAAATTATCCTTCAAAGCTGTATCGTTTACAATGGCGAAGTGGTTTATGGTAACGAAGAAAAGCAAAAAGCTTTAGTACCAGCTCCACAAGTTGAAGAAGCTGCTGAACAAGCAGAAGCTTAA
- a CDS encoding glycoside hydrolase family 43 protein, producing MTNKIQNPILKGFNPDPSIVRVGDDYFIATSTFEWYPGVQIHHSKDLKHWKLIGHPLKRLSQLDLRGVPDSCGVWAPCLSFHEGTFYLVYSNVKNFDGPWKDTPNYLVTTEDIFGEWSEPTYLSSCGFDGSLYHDDDGKKYFVSLRVDHRGGKLFGGIVLQEYDHQKKCLIGEMYDIYAGSDIGLTEGPHIIKKDDFYYLITAEGGTEYNHAVSIARSKNILGPYETAPNNPVFTSKDSRKNTLQKAGHGDFVQTKEGDWYAVFLTGRPLTERGRCTLGRETSIEKIVWKKGEWPRSYSGDKAPRTEVEGIGLHCPFEEVSSHFDFSSNALSPHFASLREPFSDQWMNIENGQLQLLGRASLSSFHEQSMLAHRVQSHYVEVVTKVLFSPENFQQMSGLVCYYNTTHFHYLYLTTDDGGKTKTLKLISADTFKVEEVKVEEFVFNKDQELYLKVIFDRAAIQYSFSLDGEEFVDIGPSLDGSILSDDYIQDDGTGRYRPAFTGAFIGMTCQDLSGGKHPAYFDFFDYKEIVDMLEKVEGADA from the coding sequence ATGACAAACAAAATTCAAAACCCAATTTTAAAAGGGTTTAATCCTGACCCATCCATTGTTAGGGTGGGTGATGATTATTTTATTGCCACCTCTACTTTTGAGTGGTATCCTGGAGTGCAAATCCATCACTCCAAAGATTTAAAACATTGGAAATTAATTGGGCATCCTTTAAAAAGGTTGTCCCAATTAGATTTAAGAGGGGTGCCCGATTCTTGTGGAGTTTGGGCTCCTTGTCTTTCCTTCCATGAGGGTACATTTTATTTGGTGTATTCCAATGTGAAAAACTTTGATGGACCTTGGAAAGATACTCCCAACTATTTAGTCACGACTGAAGATATTTTTGGAGAATGGTCTGAACCTACTTATTTATCTTCTTGTGGTTTTGATGGTTCATTGTATCACGATGATGATGGTAAAAAATATTTTGTCAGTTTACGTGTTGATCACAGAGGAGGAAAACTATTTGGTGGGATTGTTTTGCAAGAATACGATCATCAGAAAAAATGTTTGATTGGTGAAATGTATGATATATATGCAGGATCTGATATTGGTTTAACCGAAGGTCCTCATATTATTAAAAAAGACGACTTTTACTATTTGATAACGGCAGAAGGAGGTACTGAATACAATCACGCAGTAAGTATTGCAAGATCAAAAAATATTTTGGGTCCTTATGAGACCGCTCCAAATAATCCTGTGTTTACAAGTAAAGATTCTCGAAAAAATACTTTACAAAAGGCAGGGCATGGAGATTTTGTACAAACAAAAGAAGGGGATTGGTATGCTGTTTTCTTAACGGGCAGACCTTTAACCGAAAGAGGGAGATGTACTTTAGGTAGAGAAACATCAATAGAAAAAATAGTTTGGAAAAAAGGAGAGTGGCCGAGGTCGTATTCGGGGGATAAAGCTCCAAGAACTGAAGTAGAAGGAATTGGTTTACATTGTCCTTTTGAAGAAGTGTCTTCTCATTTCGATTTTTCATCAAATGCTCTTTCTCCGCATTTTGCTTCCTTAAGAGAGCCATTTAGCGATCAATGGATGAATATTGAAAATGGACAACTTCAATTATTGGGTAGAGCATCACTGTCATCATTCCATGAACAAAGTATGTTGGCTCATAGGGTACAATCTCACTATGTTGAAGTAGTTACTAAAGTATTATTTTCACCAGAAAACTTTCAGCAAATGTCGGGTTTGGTATGTTATTACAATACTACCCACTTTCATTACCTGTATCTCACGACAGATGATGGAGGAAAGACCAAAACTTTGAAATTAATCTCTGCGGATACATTTAAAGTGGAAGAAGTGAAAGTAGAGGAATTTGTGTTTAATAAAGATCAAGAACTCTATTTAAAAGTCATTTTTGATCGTGCAGCTATTCAATATAGCTTTTCTTTGGATGGCGAGGAGTTTGTAGATATAGGTCCAAGTTTAGATGGATCAATATTATCCGATGATTATATTCAAGATGATGGTACAGGTAGATATCGACCTGCATTTACTGGAGCATTTATTGGAATGACTTGTCAAGATTTATCGGGAGGAAAACACCCTGCTTACTTTGATTTTTTTGATTATAAAGAGATAGTCGATATGTTGGAAAAGGTAGAAGGAGCTGATGCTTAA
- a CDS encoding sugar porter family MFS transporter, which translates to MKNKNILYPIMVSSIVAIGGFLLGFDGVVNSGAIPFYKHTFDIVEQPLLIGISTSMIILGGFLGNLMAGFISDKYGRKKSLLLTSLLFCVGALGTALATSIYFFIFCKFIAGLGVGIAILVAPMYISEIAPPKHRGWLVTFNQLNIVLGLSIAYFSNYYILQMVEDPNLNWRWMLGVGVIPAIVYLFLLIIIPESPRWLIQNDKKEEAEKVLVKVGGNEYAQQELAQISKAINTKSPNKSGKNLRKELFSSKMKLVLFIGLGLAVFQQVSGINAILYYAPMIFEMTGEGQDAAFMQSIIIGLVFVVMTVISMFMIDRVGRKPLLIAGSAIMSMSLFITCYFFSDATFSISQSESKALTEGMAHQIISETIKTKGLAKVDFDHYQFIDGDLVLNKNESEVLRLSEGVDALVGKLSQIKTLDYALFSLKSTEFNSEVYFFDAIKEKMLTEFLANSTEVVPNSPKAPFFLEAKNDLLKGVDYRLAFEKAINKVFVSEYQSRILNTSIHINALMVLVGILGFIAGFSISLGPVMWAMLPEILPNHLRGLGISVIGGVNSATSFTVATLFPMELEYLGAANTFMIFGIGMLACLLFSIFIVRETKGKSLEEIETELIGQTISDPRDVSDEITPLAH; encoded by the coding sequence ATGAAAAATAAAAATATTCTCTATCCTATAATGGTATCGTCCATTGTGGCGATCGGAGGTTTTCTACTTGGTTTTGATGGAGTAGTAAATTCAGGTGCCATACCTTTTTACAAGCACACATTTGATATTGTAGAACAGCCATTGCTTATCGGTATTTCTACAAGTATGATTATTCTAGGAGGATTCTTAGGAAACCTTATGGCGGGATTTATTAGCGATAAATACGGTCGTAAGAAAAGCTTGTTGTTGACGTCTCTATTATTTTGTGTTGGAGCCTTAGGTACTGCTTTGGCTACAAGTATCTATTTCTTCATTTTCTGTAAGTTCATTGCAGGACTAGGAGTAGGTATAGCAATTCTAGTAGCTCCTATGTATATATCAGAGATAGCACCTCCAAAACACAGAGGGTGGTTGGTCACTTTTAATCAATTAAATATCGTACTAGGGTTATCAATTGCTTATTTTTCTAACTACTACATCCTTCAGATGGTAGAAGATCCAAATCTTAATTGGCGATGGATGCTTGGTGTTGGAGTAATTCCAGCAATAGTATATCTCTTCCTTTTAATTATTATTCCAGAAAGCCCAAGATGGCTGATTCAAAACGACAAAAAGGAAGAAGCTGAAAAAGTACTAGTAAAAGTGGGAGGTAATGAGTATGCTCAACAAGAACTTGCTCAAATATCAAAAGCGATCAATACAAAATCACCCAATAAAAGTGGAAAGAATTTACGCAAAGAACTCTTCTCTTCTAAGATGAAGTTGGTCTTATTTATTGGTTTAGGTTTAGCAGTATTTCAACAAGTATCAGGTATTAATGCGATTCTGTATTACGCTCCAATGATTTTTGAAATGACTGGAGAAGGACAAGATGCTGCATTTATGCAATCCATTATCATAGGGTTGGTATTTGTAGTTATGACGGTCATCTCTATGTTCATGATTGACAGAGTGGGACGTAAACCATTACTTATTGCAGGATCAGCCATTATGAGTATGTCTTTATTTATCACTTGTTACTTTTTCTCTGATGCTACTTTTAGTATCAGCCAAAGTGAAAGTAAAGCCCTCACAGAAGGAATGGCACATCAAATTATTTCTGAAACTATAAAGACGAAAGGTCTAGCAAAAGTAGATTTCGATCATTATCAATTTATAGATGGGGATTTAGTATTGAATAAAAATGAATCTGAGGTTTTGAGGTTATCTGAAGGGGTGGATGCATTGGTAGGAAAACTTAGTCAAATCAAAACTTTAGATTATGCCTTGTTCTCATTAAAGAGTACAGAATTTAACTCAGAGGTCTATTTCTTTGATGCTATCAAAGAGAAAATGCTTACAGAGTTTTTAGCAAATTCTACAGAGGTGGTTCCAAATTCACCAAAAGCACCTTTCTTTTTAGAAGCTAAAAATGATCTTTTAAAAGGTGTGGATTATCGATTAGCCTTTGAAAAAGCAATTAATAAAGTATTCGTATCAGAATATCAATCAAGAATTTTAAATACAAGTATTCATATTAATGCCTTGATGGTGTTGGTGGGAATTCTAGGGTTTATCGCTGGTTTCTCAATTTCATTAGGCCCAGTTATGTGGGCAATGCTCCCCGAAATTCTACCCAATCATTTGAGAGGCTTGGGTATTTCTGTAATTGGTGGAGTAAACTCTGCGACAAGTTTTACGGTAGCAACCTTATTTCCTATGGAATTAGAATACCTAGGTGCAGCCAATACATTTATGATTTTCGGTATTGGCATGTTAGCTTGTTTATTGTTCTCCATTTTTATCGTGAGAGAAACAAAAGGGAAATCTTTAGAAGAAATTGAAACGGAATTGATCGGTCAGACCATTAGTGACCCAAGAGATGTTTCGGATGAAATAACGCCATTGGCACATTAG
- a CDS encoding NAD(P)(+) transhydrogenase (Re/Si-specific) subunit beta: MDYTNIVDFFYLVSIVVFIIGLKGLSHPESARRGNLVAALGMGMAIVISLVAPQKAGDNNYIWILGGMLVGGSIGLVSAKKVAMTKMPEMVSLFNGLGGACAMLIGIAEFNNLPAGTEMMSGAVFTNIFAMFVGAVSLTGSLVAYGKLNGSLRDNFSLPAPQIINLASLLGIIVLSGLIMTQPELNMPLVYALLGLSLFYGIAFVTPIGGGDMPVVISLLNSVTGIGATGAGLIYSNNIMIIGGILVGASGIILTVMMCEAMNRSLVNVLVGNLGASGGGSGSGREEIVKEVNVSDLAIQLKYADRVCIVPGYGLAVAQAQHICHEIETVLEAEGVEVKYAIHPVAGRMPGHMNVLLAESDVSYEKLLELEPANDSFPSTDVVLVIGANDVVNPSAKDDSSSPIYGMPILDVETAKNVVVFKRGMSTGYAGVQNPLFFGDRTKMLFGDAKASLGKLKEEIANA, encoded by the coding sequence ATGGATTATACAAATATTGTCGACTTTTTCTACTTAGTAAGTATTGTCGTATTTATTATAGGTCTTAAAGGACTATCTCATCCTGAGTCAGCACGTAGAGGTAACTTAGTAGCGGCTTTAGGTATGGGTATGGCTATCGTAATTTCTTTGGTAGCACCACAAAAAGCAGGTGATAATAACTACATCTGGATTCTTGGTGGTATGCTAGTAGGTGGTTCTATTGGTTTAGTATCTGCAAAGAAAGTAGCGATGACTAAAATGCCAGAGATGGTATCTTTATTCAACGGTTTAGGTGGTGCTTGTGCCATGTTAATTGGTATCGCAGAATTCAATAACCTTCCTGCAGGAACGGAAATGATGAGCGGTGCAGTATTCACAAACATCTTCGCGATGTTCGTTGGAGCTGTTTCATTAACAGGTTCTTTAGTAGCTTACGGTAAATTGAATGGTTCATTAAGAGACAACTTCTCTTTACCAGCTCCACAAATTATCAACCTTGCTTCATTATTAGGTATTATCGTTCTTTCAGGATTGATCATGACTCAACCTGAATTAAACATGCCTTTAGTATATGCTTTATTGGGTCTTTCGTTATTCTACGGTATCGCTTTCGTAACACCTATCGGTGGTGGTGATATGCCAGTAGTAATTTCATTACTAAACTCAGTAACAGGTATCGGTGCAACAGGTGCTGGTCTTATCTACTCTAACAACATTATGATTATCGGTGGTATCCTTGTAGGTGCTTCTGGTATTATCTTAACAGTAATGATGTGTGAAGCAATGAACCGTTCTCTAGTAAATGTACTAGTAGGTAACTTAGGTGCTTCAGGTGGAGGATCTGGATCTGGTCGTGAAGAAATCGTGAAAGAAGTAAACGTTTCTGATTTGGCTATCCAATTAAAGTATGCTGACAGAGTTTGTATCGTACCAGGTTATGGTCTTGCAGTAGCTCAAGCACAACATATTTGCCACGAAATCGAAACTGTTTTAGAAGCAGAGGGCGTTGAAGTGAAATATGCTATCCACCCAGTAGCGGGTCGTATGCCAGGTCACATGAACGTACTATTGGCTGAATCAGATGTATCTTACGAGAAATTGTTAGAACTTGAGCCAGCAAACGATAGCTTCCCTTCTACAGACGTTGTACTTGTAATTGGTGCAAACGACGTAGTGAACCCATCTGCTAAAGATGATAGCTCATCGCCAATCTACGGTATGCCTATCTTAGACGTTGAAACTGCTAAAAACGTAGTAGTATTCAAACGTGGTATGAGTACAGGTTATGCGGGTGTTCAAAACCCATTGTTCTTCGGCGATAGAACAAAAATGTTATTCGGTGATGCGAAAGCTTCATTGGGTAAATTGAAAGAAGAAATCGCTAATGCTTAA